The genomic segment TTCAACAGAATGGTGAAATTGTTGCTCAACAAATTCGGTCAAAGTGATAATTTGGCGGATTTATTTACTAAGGGGTTgccaacattaatattcaagaAATTGATCCGCATGATTGAAATATGCCCTCATCGAGATACATAATGATGCTCTTATCGTGGGGTAAAGATACGCGTCGCACTTTTTTTCCTCaaccaaggttttgtcccattgattttctttggtaaggtttttaatgataAGCAAATAAGTAATGCGTATTAGGAATaacttgtatatttttcttCACTAGAATTTTATCTTTTACATGGACATCCAAGGGAAAGTGTTATGAAGAAATTAAGTGGATGACCATGTGGGTCACCACTACTAGTGTAGCAAGCTTGCCTTTGTAAGTTTACTACTGTAGCAAGCTTGCCTTTGCAAGTTTAAGGCTTTATATATAGCCATGTATAATTGATGGAAATATACACAATTGAGAATCGAAAGAAAAGCAGTACTATTACACTTGCTTCTtatgctctctctctctgttttgctactttattttattacaccgtttttattttataacacatatcaatttttttaatattagttataaatatatgattattaattttaatatattatcaagaaaaaatatgttTCTTATATACcaaatttaatatcatttatacaGACATTTATCATATTAACTTTTAAGTTTTGATAAgtactttatttaaaatttaatctaactgtgtaattacacttgtgcaaccaaacaaaatAAGGCGCTTGTAATTATACTCTAATTAAATTGTGACAAATAAACAGGTCATCATAATTACTAggttgtgtaattactaccctagtaattacaccaattccaattaccaggtggctttccaaacagaccctaaaATACATTTGTCTTCGTGAAGATTTCTCAAAAATCTAACAACTGTGTTCAAAATTTTTCACTTAAAATCTTCCCCAGTCAGTGTTGAACCGCAATTTTATTCATCAAGAAAAAACACTCAATCGATTTTGCCAACAAACAATATAACAATTTTGATTTTAGGTTCGAGTGTTTAACAATGGTGGCTTCAAAATTTCTTACTCAAGTCTAGACTACAGTAACAACCATTGCTAAATAACAACTCAATCTTCGATTTTCTACTTCACAACTCAAACAAGGCCTCAAATCTCCTCAAAATCAGTatacaattattttattttattttattttggcaaaatatacaattttttCATAGCTAATGAAGTTTCAATTTCACGTTAGCTTGGCCGCTTGATTCCTTCATGAATCCAATGAATAATCAGTAGCAAGTGGTTTATATCATGTCAACTCTTGATTCGCATCATTGAAACGCCATCAGATTGCTTCTAAAATGTTTCAACAACAAATTCAACATGCAACAGTGATAGaaacaaaaattctttattgAAATGGTGTTTTGTATTGTTACGATAAAATAGATGGTAGTTATAGTGTTTTTGTGCAGTAGGATCTTTTAAGGCTACCTACATGTTTGTCTCTCtccttatattatttatatatttataaaaatgtaTAGTATGTGATATAAACAATGATATACACACGTGATATATATTTTCACATAACATTTACTAGGTCGATTTCAGTTATGAATGTTGTCTCTAAACCATTCCATATCACCTCTAATCTAGGTAATATCGATACAGGATTATGGAattcttttctattttataagaCAAGAAGAGGCGACTCGTGGACTATAGGATAGGAGACTTCGTGCTGgtgaagcttttttttttttttttgtggtcaAACTGAAATATTTAACCAAGTTTATACACAGCTAGCTCAATTTTGATTGTAGAGTCAGTCCCTATAACTTTCCTATGCTAAACTACCATAAGGTAATACAAATTGATGGCCAATACAGGATAACTACGTAAATTGTCTAACAACCTACTCCATTTACACATTTTGTGTCCTCTAATATGCAATTGCAAGATGATATCTCTGATGATCAGGACACTAGGTCTGCTTTTGGCCTGAAATTTTCTCCCATTACTCTCTGCCCAAATCTGGTAAACAGTTGCAGCTAGTACGAATCCCAATATGCTTGCTTTAGCTCGAGTGTTATGTACATGTTTAGAGAGCCAAGCTATTTCTTCTGCCCAAGAACCAATTGCCTAGTGTACCATtcaaaggcaccctttgagaattcaacacTGTGACTAACTTTAGCCACCCACACACTAATGCACCTAGACTAGCtttagcctagtgtaccactcaagagcttgtagaagcaaccttgagaatttagaacaCCTACAACTAGCTTCCTTTTAatgaagagtaggtttacaatttatagAACAAGAGAACAAAGACTGAATAACCTAAGGACTTAAAGCATCTTCAGTTCTGGGATCTGGTCCTTCGACTTGTTGAGGTTTTGTTCTTGAGGAACACCTTGAGAAgtggagacttgcacttagGATGGAGCAATTTTCTGATTTGTGCAAGAATAAATCTTCACTTGAACATGATGTTTGTATATATAGAGGAAAAGTGAAGGTGTGTAGAGGAAGAGTGAAGGTGACAACCCATAAAGTAACTACATTGTTGTATTATCTTTGCATCACTTGATCACATCGTGTCAAGAAATTTTTACAAATGAGAGGAGGAACCTGGTCCCTCATCTGGAGGAACCTGGTCCCTCATCTGTTCTTGAATGGGCTGCAACAATCCTGCTGCTGTGCTGCTACACTGCTGCAATGTCAGTAGATTTCAGTTGTTTAGTTGACCAAGCAATACCTGGGGACCTAATCCCATCTAGTCCCTTTGAGGACGTATCTCATCCTTCATATATGAACATATCCTGCTGGGAACCTGATCTCATCTGGTCCCTCTAAACACGTATCTGGTCCTTCATATATGAACATATCCCGCAATGTGTTGACGATGCATCTGATTCTTCAAGGAGCATGTCAACATAGCAATACATGAGATATCAAGAGGAGGCCAAATGCAACAAGTGTACCTGATCATATCTAATTTCTTAACGTTTGTCAAATCAGCAAAACATAagttatcataactcatcacaTGCACTCAATAAACAAATTATCCAGTGATTCCACATCCAATGAATTGCATAAGATACAATCCTAAGACACTTGTATACCCCATTTTGCCAGTCTACAGTGGCAAGCTTGTTTTGGCTCAACATCATAAAAGGCTCTTACAAAGGTACGCATACTGGATAATGCATGTTCACCAGTCTGCAATAAGCATTGACTTTAGGGGGGGCGTTAACTAAAGAGCTAGCAAGACTAAGGGCAATTTTAGGAAAAATTGAACTGTTGCATCATACTTCCTATGTTCACAGAACAGGCCCAACCTTTGCTCCGATTAGAGCCTCTTCTTTTACTTGAGAGATTTCTTGCGACATGTTTGCTTTCTCAAATTTTGCATATGGCTTCGTCTAGGTGTTTTCAATGAATTCCAACAACACTCATGATATTTTATGTGTGTATACAATGttatacacaatatatacatatgatatatattgTCTCAATGATATTTTTTGGATTGATTTCAGCTCTAAAATTTGACTCAAACCAGTAAATCACCTCCAATATGCCTAAAAATCTGTATATACCTCGCCCATGTGTTTTCAACGAATTTCTAACAACACTAgctaaaagaataaagaaaagttTCTTAGATGTGTCGAAAATGGGAATTTGCAACGACCTATCATTTTTTCGGCGATAAAGAATTACATTGagaattttatgagtttttgaggGGGTTGTTGGAGAAGAGAACTAGGtaaattgagaaaaatatgAAGAGATGCAAAAGTTATAGGAGTTACATGGTGCCGAATGCGTTTGGGTTACCGACTCAATGCCAATTATTGGTTAAGTAATTGCGCCAATTACTCTTTTCAATTGTAAAAAATACCAAATCTCCTTTATAGTTCTTGCTTATATTTTGGAATTGAGGGCCCAGGAAcgataaaatgccaaacatttaACATTAGATAGAAGAAGGTCGttaagcgaaaaaaaaaaaaaaaaaaaacattagaaAGTCGTTATTGAAATTAGAGATAGAATAATCTTCTATACTCTGcttataatttgaatataatgaaataattccataaatatttatttatagatATTCCATGTTCCTTTAACTAATttcatataaataaaattatataattaaaataatatttgtaaTGACTACAAAATTAGAATCCTCACGATATTATTTTTGGTATAACTTATTTGCAAACCATACCCCTTGTCTTTTGGAGAATTTACGCTGTGTGCCCATGAAGCCCAAATATTATCCAAGAAATACCCATTTAAAAATATTAGAAATACccattttaaaatattacacGGTATaccaatttgaaaaaaaaaaaattacaaaatactCAGTAGGTGCACGTATTATATACCTTTAAGGAATACGATTCATATATTAATATACAATAGTGCAATTCAACTATTTCTATTATTGTAGACCTTTCAAATTTAcaattatataaattatatactCTGAAAATATACAACATACAAAACTGTGTCGTGCAATTTTTTAGTGGGCGAATTTTATAAATGGGTAGACGctaataattttcttaaaattttttgtgcggattgcccaacatacggactggtctttaaCGTTTGCCCCAAatcactggtctttaatttttgcctctgcTTCTCATTTAATGGGCCAAAGTATCTTTATTCGCTAATTTACGAAACTAGAGATTCTAGATTCAACCCCTagcaaagtcggaaaaaaaaaattgcagaaGATTTGTTTTTCGAACAAAGTTACTTAGAAATGTTGCCTTGTCCATCTTAAGTTCAGTAGAAATGAAGTTATCCGACATAAATTGTGTAGTAATTAATTTGCTCGGTATAAGTTTATAGAAATTTTGCCTCCCCGACATAAGTTCTAAAGTTATACCAgataacttaattcctacagaACTTATGCCGCGtcgcttttttattttttatgctaGGGATATTTTCAGCCACTATTTTAAGTGCCAAAGGGCAAAACTTGGACTTGAGGGGCAAACGTTAAAGACCATCTCAAGATAGGGCATTCGTGCGAATGGGCTTGCCCATTTTCTTACAAGCACCATTCTTTTCTCAACCCCATGGCTCACCGCACACAAATAGTGAGATCCACGTGCAGGAAAGAATCTCTTATATACGAGAATACTTGTATGCtacattttttttcccaataatTCCTTAAACCACGTCCGAAAGTCAACCTTCATTCCaagactcaaaaaaaaaaaaaaaaaaaaaagaagaagaagaagaagaagaaggaaaaaccGCATGGTTTTAGAGAAATTCTCACCTAGTTAGCTAAAGTAACTTATTTCCCATTCAATAGACCAGCCCTAATATTAGTCCATTTGGTTTACTTATTTATCCACAATTTTAgagttaaaaataaattatagaaATATCTATGTAAACCTCAAAAAAAAGTTGGAGGGTATATTTAAATACACCTAGAACTTTTGGACTTGCAAGTAGGTAGTTAAAAGTTAAGTACTACGGAtttaattaagttatatgcatggataatttatataaatattcttttactATTACTGCAATTTAAGATGCTGTAGGCATGTTATCACTCAAGCTACCGCATCCAAgctttattataaaaataataattgagtTTTACATTGACAGTTCAAAAGTCTTTTGATGCTCTATATCACTCAATAGCCCATTACAGTCAATTCTTTTAGCAGTGATGTTTTAGTAACCTGAAAACATAGTAAATGACCGAGTATAATAGATAAAACTATATACTGAAAGTATAAAAACTTTTAATATTGTCggtatataatttaaactcatgaaaaagAGTCCAAGATCTATGCACTAATGGTGTTGCCAAAATCTACGATACAATCACGCCACTTAAAAGATAACTACAGGTAATTCTACTTAATTAGAGGTGAATTCAGGACTTAAACTTTATGAATTAAGCTTTTAAGTTTTTTCACATTGAactcaatatatttttaaagctATACGTTCATATCattatttattgcaattttcttgaatttttacacataaatttatgctttGCGTCGAAAGTACTGGGTTCAGATGAATTCAAACAGTGAATCTGCCCTTGTACTTAAATAACTACTAGTAACCTAGAATAAATTGATAAGTAACCAGCTATAACATGTTAAATTACACTGATTGCAATAGAACTCAACCTATAAAAAGTTTACTTAATTGTAGGTGAACTATTGGTGTATAAAAGTATACATACAAATTAatatatacattcaaatacGACTAGGTTAACATCCAGGTTGGTGCTGAAAGCTAATATGGCATGTGAGCATGTGAAATTAATCCACTTGTCACTGAAGTGACCACCATTATATTGTCAACTTTAATTTCTCTCTTGCTTCAATAGCTTATTTTGAGCAATACGTTTGACTCAGGAAGGAATGAAGTTCTTCAGATCTCTTTCAAAGTTGAATGCCACTAATGTACTATTAGTGGTCTTGCTGTCTTCTTTTTGCTTTTCCTCAACAGGTTTGCACACAGACCTCCCAACTTTTCAATCCACTTTgctatttttcaagaaaatgtaGAAGTAGTTTTCAGGTGTTTGGTTATGTTGAAGAACGAAAAACGTAATTATATGTGAGTTGAGTACAAAAGAATTCATTTTTCAAGAACgaaaatgttttctagaaaaaagtaattttctagtgttttctttaatttatcTTGGTGTCTGTCTCACCCGATGTTGGGCCCCCAAATTAAATCCTAATTTGCGTGAGGTAGGGATTATTAAGAATGAAAAAACTCCCAATTTTTTTAAGGGTGGTTAATGAGATGGGCTGATATCCTTTATATGGATTTGAATCACTCTCCACACGAGTTATCTTTTGTTGAGTTAGGcctttgattattttttagtgtttggttacCAGGAattaaatgttttcaaagaaaaatccaTCAAAATGGAGAAAATGACTCCTACGCTAATTATGGGCGAAAGTCATTTTCCTTACAATCATCTAACTTTTAATTTCACATTAGTGCTTCGACTCACACATTATTGACGCATTATGTACTCAAAAAATGTATCGAACACTCTCCAATTCGGGCTAACATTATTACTGATCTCTAGCAcatgtatataatttttttaaacatattTTCTACTCACCAATAACCAAACATAGATAAACTTATTTCAGCTAAACATCTTCCCAGGGAAATGACCTCTGTCATACACACAAGTAGTTTATGCTGAAAGTTGGCTTTTATGAGAGATCAGGGAGTTGACCTATGATTTTAAAGATTGGCTTTTCCTTTTCTGGTAGGTTCTCATTTCTCTTGAAGTAAGATTTATCAAGGGACCATTTGAATCGAAATTATACTTGAAAGAGAAAAAACATAGGGTTATTTcttatcaagaaaaataaatcaaatatcaagaaaaataaatcaaaCTGAGTACAACTTTTTTATATAGACAAAGTTGAAGCTCAAAATTAGATCTTTAATGTTTTTCTGTAATTGATTTTTCCTATTTCTCCCCCAAGAAACAGAGGAATTGTGCATGAAGGggaaaaatatgtatgttagAGCCAATGTATGTGAGACTTTAATAGCTCCTTAATATGAAAAGCTAAAATGAGATTTATTCCATCAGTGAATCCATCTCAATATCTCATAAGCCATTGACATTGTAAGATATGAGGAAATTTATGTACTATATCTCAATATATGTGACATTTGTTACAAATGTAAGAGTCTTAATTTTTTAGTGTAACTATACTACTGGATTTTTAACTCTTATAAGAGATCAAGCCTAAGGAAAGTCAAAATCATTAAacattcttctatttttttaaaattgaaatttcccATGATCATCCCTCTTACATCAAGTATTCAACATTAAACTTtctttatatgtgtgtgtgtgtgtgttaactTCTTCTTTAACTTATCTCTTACATTTTTATTCCTGCCTTTCTTCCAGATGCATATGATGCACTTGATCCCAACGGGAACATCACAATAAAATGGGATGTCATCAGCTGGACACCAGATGGATATGTTGTACGGagtaattttatttctttttctctttctagcATTAGTTAAAATACATTTGAGACCTATACCTATGCACGTTCCAAGTTTGATTAACAATGGCCTGTTGACTCATTAGTTATTTCAAGCATTATGTAAATGTAGAACATAGCAAAGAGTTTATGGTATTGAGCAATAATTTCTGGAGGGTAAGTTATTCCCTACTACCGCTTGTTCATATTATCTGTTTTGTTAGGTTTTTGCACATTTgttaagaaagacttttaatAGCTGTAAATCTTAATCATAAGATTAATTGTCTAAACAACTATGCATtttgtaacaacaacaacaacataatcaatgtaataccacaagtggggtctagggaaGGTGGTGTGTAGGCAGCCTTATCCCTACCTTGCAAaagtagagaggttgtttccgatagaccctttTGCTCAGGTAAAGCAAATATCTCATTTAATTAACACTTCAGTACTTGGAAAAGTAAGGGTAGATTTGAAACAAAAACCAACAAATGACTTCTTGTTTTTCTAAAACATCATATATTTTGAAACACATTCAGTTTACCGAAACAACTAATATCTAGGGGCGGAGGTAGTGCCAAATAGCTTCAGCCAACAAGACAAAGAACTTCAGCCATTGACCTCAGCGTTAAATTCAATCTATCTTATAGTGCATTAACTTCTAGCTCGTTTACTTCGTATTAGCATTTGTCAAATTGAAAATATCATCTTTATAACTTTGGCGTTTGGACAGGCCGTGGTGACTATTTACAACTTTCAGCAATATAGGCATATTCAACCACCAGGCTGGACTTTAAAATGGACATGGGCAAAGGATGAGGTGATATGGAACATGACGGGAAGTCAGGCAATAGAGCGAGGTAATTGCTCAAAATTCAAAGGAGATATTCCCCATTGCTGTAAGAAGGACCCAACAATTATCGACTTGTTGCCCAACACTCCTCTCAACCAGCAGATTGCAAATTGCTGCAAGGGCGGAGTTGTCAACTCATGGGGCCAGAATCCTGCAAGCGCTGTTAGTTCGTTCCAACTCAGTGTTGGTTCTGCTGGAACATCAAACAAAACAGTTAGAGTACCTAAAAACTTCACCTTAAAGGCACCAGGACCTGGATATGCTTGTGGACCTGCTAAAGTTGTTAAACAGACTAAATTTATTACTCCAGATGGGAGAAGAGTTACACAGGCTATGAGTAAGTTAATTGGTTCAACTACATGCGTTATTCAGTACTCTTCTGGTTGATAGTCATGTGAACCTGAGGGTGTGTTTGCTATGAAGGAAAATGATTTTCTGGAAAACAAGTGGggttcttacttattttcaagTGTTTGGTACataagcaagaaaatatgatcCCAAcagcatttatatgtaatctagcaaAACACTATCGAGATGGGATGGGTGGGTGGGGAAGAGAAAATGAACTTGGAAGTCACTCGTATAACTTCTTTTCCCTACTTTCATTAGAGaagttatttttctcatttttaaggaacttattttcctagggatgaccaaccaaacatgggaaaattAGAAAACATTCTCTGGAAAatgccaaacacaccctaaatacGTCGAGTTATCTCCTTGTTTATCAAGTAAATCAGATTATACAGAGAACTGCATTTATCAGGCTGATTTTTTCCCTTGCAGCATTTTGTTTAGTTTCCCAGCCTGTTAACAATTTATGAACTTTAATATCAtctatgttactcggactcttcattTTCgatgccgcacccgtgtcgacaCGGGTGTGGATCCGTACCTGATTTGGTCAACCGATTATGGAcactttgaccaaaatcgacgTAGAAATTCTAGATAGATTCAATGATTTCTTTAATCAAAACTAAAGCTAAGGTGAAATTGAACAAAATGGAATaccttgtatataaaaatttctatgtcactctgtttccttttatctcctttggggattctcctcttgatcaataatttttcctcaagttttccacataatattccataatttaggttttataactttatttttagatatttgaattttttNNNNNNNNNNNNNNNNNNNNNNNNNNNNNNNNNNNNNNNNNNNNNNNNNNNNNNNNNNNNNNNNNNNNNNNNNNNNNNNNNNNNNNNNNNNNNNNNNNNNatgaccatccttcttcctatgagatcgtgcgatagagccaagtataagatgaGATTCCTCcctaatgtatatgtatgtgtatttgtatatatattattttgatagccgaagggcttatgtttataaaagttaacgtatctcagaaaatgacagtcttatatgattacgagtatatagtatgaatgatagcagataagcggtaatatgagcggtgttcggtggtcagccccggatacccgtcacggcccgtaGCTCAGGTCGTGACAGATGAAATTCGATGCTCTAACGTTAGTATGATCGAGTCGACCTCGTCGCGTGACCTTCaacacataatctggagtaagttgaagtctggacggattccaaaacgttctcataacacatctcccgccgaattagaaagggtcccGTACTTCAATCAATAATTGTCTAATACTTGTaggcattccaaattctcaattaggtggcatttatattccaacgataagtgtccaaaattctcttgAAATAGTATCTTTACCTCAACCGATACCATCTACTTCCTTTGATGAAATTACATTGCACCATCTATTCCCTAAGCCTACCGTCttgtcgcttaaagattccattattttttaggtgaaatcgtgtgcacgcagtacccccttatgctttatgcctttttacccttactttGTGCCCAACACAGGCTTCTGATTTACTCGAAAACACGCCTAGCTCGTCTCAATAATGATCTCATCTTATCACCATATCGTCGCACTACCCTTTTGACTTCATAACTATGTGTTCTCTTTTTGTCCCATATTCGTACTCGTTTAATTACGTCCATCTTGGGTGCTTCTCTTAGCATCCCCCTTACCGTATTCCTCCAATCCATGTTCATCCTTTTTTGCGCACGAGGAGCTTTATAATACCACTacattttcggaaaattttactcctacataatccctttcttattttcgaatcatattctgttcacccctaTTTATTCTTATGTTCTTATCATGCCAATCATTCTCTaacactcattctacctcgttgctcatttttttccatagttggtctttcacagttccgtcactgatatCACTCGCGTTCACGACTGCACATATCATCCTCTATTACTGCACTGCTATGCCGCCCACTTTTCTTCCCATTTCGTCCTTCCCATtaaccccttcttcttttgtgctcgctatcacTTCCGTTATCTCGTAATTTCTATTCTGCACTTTCCCTACAGAAGAACTTCACaaatccctctttttttttcactaacTCACCTTTaaactttagtcacatagatcacgtcatatctattagtcacttcctcgctaagccttgctcattttcataacattccttactatattcacataatatcttgTTCGTAATTAGCCTTATAGTGTCgcacttcttaactttttgccctttccggtcaatcttatctttaatatctcacaagctgtcttgtcagtacattcatatccgtcacaattctctcttttttttttcttgccccaatcatactattatttcttctaactataaactcatcataatttatccatgcttatcaattcagttggtaccttaatataacactctatcaagatttgccagtctcttctaaatcatctcttaatatcacgagccctttccaaattcttatttttcaaggtcagccgtacttgcaacttattcgaatcctatccttactattgccacgacctttcaaggcataccacaaacccatatctcattccctttttatttctagaaaaatttcggcagagtttcctctatatttcttactatctcaaaacctgtacgcaggaaataccaacaatgcctcacagggccaatatatatatgtacatatcatatcaaatcacagccacacagggctcccagcaTCGACAACAGTATGAAAACAATgggcttacctcgtatgtccaattcgaactgcacctgttacactttcctgtctaCTTTCCCCTTTTTACTCTTTAACTTTACATCTCAATCATACTTTAATGCCTTAGCCGACATATGCCTTTCgtgcctttgcttacctgcgtgctttgtatctTCCAATGTCATCAATCgcttcttctgtcgatgtcgttcttctgctgaaatcgaaGGCTAGTATaaagaatttcatttcctatgacttggctctatcgcccgatctaagacagaaaaagggtcactgattcctaaatgccccgcagcctcctgtttataagtgtggccggcttcacaccataaacaagactctgccggacacggtctgtagacaatccgaggacgaaccgctctgataccacttttgtcacgacccaaccccgtaggccgtgactagtgcccgagctgggcacccatacgaacccgttaaccataatcagcgtatAAACAGATTATACACACATAAAAGTCAGACATTAGACCATAGCTGgcataatcagatcttatacatacaaagAAGTGAACTGTCGCCCCCAAAATCTGTCacaattacatatatacatatcgctctCAGCcaatgatatcacatataagccagcaaggctatcagaaTACGGGGgaacgtccaaaacacaaatcacacagacatgaCTGAACAGCGactacccatacccacacatatatgtctacagacctctaagaataacaacagaatcatatgacgagacagggccccgccgtacccgtgaataaacatatacacatatacaataaATGTAATCAGACCAAGGTACATGCTCCagaacaaggagcactccaagacaaattcgaacagaatcctaagccggtgaatcatccaaataagtatccgtaccgcgcggcaagatgaaacgcaaccccgaagaaagcggggtcaagacggaatatgtaccgagtatgcaaagcatgaaacacgAAGAAAGGTCATAATCAAAACCggaagtacgtaaagtaaatgcaatatccagaatatcaaaatgcttactcataaaaaaacataaatcatgcatggggctcttagaatatggtcgcccgcctgtcattggcgccataacacatcatactccagaagatttcatatctccgaacccgacatatcacatagcacatcataacgccataacacatcataacgccaaatatactcggtacccgccctctagcgaggctcggcgaaccggacacatcatacacgaatatatcatagtgcgcacgaaacataaccggcccggactcggtgaaggatgtaaatacagaatgcacgagcagagtcgtgagtaaccatatgcaatttaaaaacatttttcaaagactcgatagaacaatcaaatgagccgtcatttaaaaaccaaggcgatagtcaaatcaaggttCTTCCGAgtgtcgttc from the Lycium ferocissimum isolate CSIRO_LF1 chromosome 11, AGI_CSIRO_Lferr_CH_V1, whole genome shotgun sequence genome contains:
- the LOC132038052 gene encoding protein COBRA-like, yielding MKFFRSLSKLNATNVLLVVLLSSFCFSSTDAYDALDPNGNITIKWDVISWTPDGYVAVVTIYNFQQYRHIQPPGWTLKWTWAKDEVIWNMTGSQAIERGNCSKFKGDIPHCCKKDPTIIDLLPNTPLNQQIANCCKGGVVNSWGQNPASAVSSFQLSVGSAGTSNKTVRVPKNFTLKAPGPGYACGPAKVVKQTKFITPDGRRVTQAMSKLIGSTTCVIQYSSG